CGGCTTCAGCGGCCTATCTAACAAATACAAACGTATTTTGTCAAGCACAAGGGCTTTTGACGACTCGTCGGAGAAAAAGCTGTACGCCCAAGCATAGCCACTAACGTACCGCACAAAACCTTTTACGGCCAAATAATTCCCAAACTCAATCGGGCAACCGATAATTCGTTCATCCGGGAAACCAAGCCCGGAGAGCGTATTCATGATGTCATCTTTGTATGCCTGAGAGCACACCATAACCAGCGCATCGCTAAACTCGCGCCGAAGCCGGTCCGCGTCAATAACCGGAATGCCGTCTACGGCATCGATAGCCCTTCGGTCACAAAACGCGGCTACGGCCAAGCCCAGTTCACGGCAAGCGTCCAAAAACGCAACGCCTAACTGACCAGCGCCGTACAACACTAACGGGCGCAACCCGATGTTTGCCTTTATTTTCCTCAGCAACGAAGCGATCTTGCTGTTTGGTATTTCCGACTTTATTTCTTCAAACTTTTGCGCAAATATGTCCGACATTGATTTAATCCTCCCATACTTTCCATTGTGCCCGGCCATCCGCCCACATCGCTTCCAGCGCGCTTTTGTCCCTGGCCGTGTCCATGCAATGCCAGAAGCCGCCGTGCTTGTAGACGCCAAGCTTGCCGTCCGCCGAAAGCCGCTCCAGCGGGGCGCGTTCCAGAACCGCCGCGTCGCTGTCCAGATAATCGAAAATGCCCGGCTCCATTATCATAAAACCGGCGTTTATCCAGTTGCCGTTTTCTTTTGCTTTCTCGCGAAAGCCGGTAATCGTCCCATCGCGGTCGTTAATGTCGAGTACGCCGAAGCGGCCGCCCGGTTGAATCGCCGAGAGCGTTACCGTCTTGCCGGACTTCTCGTGCGCGAAAATCAGCTTCGTCAGATCGACGTCGCTCACGCCGTCGCCATAGGTCACAAGGAACCGCCCGTCCCCGATGTATTTGCGGACGCGCCGTATGCGCCCGCCGGTTTGCGTTTTCAGGCCGGTATCCACCACCGTCACGCGCCAAGGTTCGGCGACATTGTTATGCACTTTTATCGCCCCGCCGGCGGAAAAATCAAAAGTCACGTCGCTGCGATGAAGATAGTAGTCGGCAAAATATTCTTTTATAATATGCCCCTTGTAGCCGCAGCAAATTATAAAATCGTTCACGCCGAAGTGGGAGTAGTATTTTAAAATATGCCACAGAATCGGCGCGCCGCCAATCTCAATCATCGGCTTGGGGCGAAGGTGGGACTCTTCGCTTATGCGCGTACCGTACCCGCCGGCGAGGATAACAGCTTTCATTTTATTACCATTCCTGTCCTGCGCAGATCAATAATTAACATATCGCCACTACCCTTGAGAGTTCGCGTATCAAATCGCGGCCGTCCCAAACAAGCGAGAAATCCATTGTCCTGCCGACCGGGACGATCCGGTCGACGCCGGGCGGCGCGTTTGCCAATATGAAATCGCGCAGCTTTGCCGCGTCAAGGCCTATATAGGAAAGCGTCTGGCATTTGCCGCCGCAGAGCGGGAGTATTTCGTCAAGCGCTTTCGCGTCGTATTCATAGAAATAGCCGCTGTTTTCCAAATTGTCCAATATGCTGCGGCCAAGCTTTTTCACAGCGACCCGCATAAGTTTGCAATCGTCCGCTTTGGCCAGTTTGCAAGCCGAATTGGCCGCAAACCGGTAAAACGTTGACAGTTTGTTTACCGTCTGCGCCGGCTTTAGTTCATAGCCTTCGAGTTGATCGGACAAAGACGCCCAAAATATTTCCCTGGCCTTTTCGATTTCCCCGCCGAGCCAGATAACGGCGCGCGGCGAAGTGCAGGCGTTCTGGTCGGTCAAATAGGTGTCGTTGTAAAAATCCCGCGCTGCTTTTGCTTTGTCGTAATCGGCCAAGTACTTGTCAGAGTTTATGAGACAGATTGAGTAGCGGTCGGAGAAGGTTATCTCGTTCGCCCGCGGCGGCAGGGGCGACTGGCGGATTTGCGCCACGGTCGCATCGCCGCCCCAGATGATGCGGGAATTGCAAAGCGCGCTTAAAGCGTCCGTGGTTTTTTTGTCGCGGGCGTATTTGACAAGGCACAGACGGGCGGCGATGTCCGTGAATTCGCCGCTGTAGAGCAGCTTCGTTATCGCCTCGCACAGCGGCGCTATCTGTTCAAAGTCTTTGGACGGCAGCCGCACGACATTTGCGTTGCCGGCCAGCATGCCGACCGCCATCGAGTACGCGAAGTTCAGCGGCACATTGGACGGAGCGATGTGGAACGCAACGCCTCTGCCCAATCTGTCGCTGTCGTCATACTGTTTCCGCAGCAACAAAAGGTTGGCTTTGCGGCACCAGAACGCGAATGTTACCGCGTCGGGAAACCGCCTCGCTTTCGCGGACTTTAATATTTCGCCGGACAGCGCGCGCAAAAACGCGGTAACCCTCCCGTCGAATATCCGCATTGCCGGTTGCTTTTGCATATTGGCAAGAACATCCTCGCTGCCGGCTATATAATCAACCTGTTCAAAAACTTGCCGCATATGCATCGCTGCATCCTCTTATCTCCGCGTCTTTCAGCCTGCCGAGCACTTTAAAATATTTGCCTTTGCGTCCGCACGGGCAGTCGTCCTCGCCAAGGATTACGCCTTCGTCTTCCGTTAAGAGGACGTGTCCGCAATATGATTTCGGCAACGCCGACACTACCTCAATAATGCCCGCCTCGCCGTAATCGCAGACGGACAGATCCGCCCGGCGCGTAATTACGTCCGAGAATACGCTCGCATGCAAATGCCCCTTCTCACATTCCATATACACGCAGCCCGTCTGCTCCACCATGCCGTAATAATTGTGGACATGGTCTATGCCGCACACGGCTTTGAGTTCCGACTTGAATACGCCGGGGCTTACGCTCTGGCCGGCGAGTTTTTTCCACCCGCCGCCGTGAATAAGCACGCCGCCTGACAAGTCCGCCATGCCCGAAAGATTTTTCAGTTTTGCGCAGAAGTGTTGCCATACCATAAAAGTAAAGCCAAACAGCAGGATGCGTTTTCCGCTGTGTTTTGCCAAAAAAGCGGCCAGGGCTTTTACGTCAAGGTTCATATCGTCGTCCAGCGCGTATATCTTATCGTTCCCGAATATGGAAAAGCCCAATATTGCCGCGCCGCGGGCGGAAAACATCCGCCGGTCCCTAACGGACGACGGGCAGTCGATTATGATCATCGGCAGCCTTGCCGTACCTAAAAACGACGCCACTATCCTGACGAGCGCCTTTTGCTGCTGTCCGGCCGTCGCGCGGTCGAGAAAAATCCTAGAAGTCGCCTGGCCTGTAGTGCCGGAGGACGTCATAGTTTTAAATATTTCCGCATCGCTGACGCTTTTCAGCGTCAGTTCCTTGAACAGACGGACGGGCAAGAACGGCAAATCGCGGCAGCCACCAGTAGCGCCGCGAGGGTCAAAGCCCAGCGCGTCAAGCATGGAGCGGTACTCGCGGCAGTTGTCGTAGTGAAACGCCGTCAGGTCCAAAAGCGCGCGCGCCAATATTCGCTCTTTGTCCGTTTTCAAAAGCGAAAACGGCTCTACATTCATCAGCTCGTCAATCATGTCAATCATCCAATGCCGAATACAAAGTTTTCCCCGAGTCGTTTTTCGGGATGGCACCAATAACCTTGACTTCAAACGCGGAAAAGTGCAGCCCGGTTTTCTCCGCTATGAATTTCCGTAAGTACCGGACAAGCGCGGCATCGGTCACATACACTTTCATTTTGTCGTCTACGCCGGCGCAGGCGCACTCGCAACCGCACGCCGTCTTGACGAGACGTTCAGCCTCGTCAAGGTTGATCCTGTTGCCGAATATTTTCAGAAACCTTTTTTTGCGTCCGACAATATAATAGTACCCGTCGCCGTCGCGTTTTGCCATGTCGCCGGTAACAAGGACGCCGCCGCGCTCGTCGCCTTTTTGTAAATCATCGCCGCGTTCCGCGTAGCCGAGCGTTACGTTGGCGCCTTTGTACACAAGTTCTCCGACAGTTTCGCTTGCGGCGATTTCCTTGCCGTCCGCGTCAATCAGGCTGAACTCGCCGCCCGGTATGGCTATTCCCATGCTGCCGTACTTTTCAAGCGATTTCTCGTAAGGCAGGTATGACATTCGCGCGGTCGCCTCGGCCGATCCGTACATAACGACAAACCGGCGCCCCGTGTCCTTCGCGTACTCCGCAAACTTTTTGTGAAGTTCCGGCGAGAGCTTTCCGCCCGCCTGCGTCATTGTCCGCAAAGAGGGCAGCTCCATGCGGAAGAAACGCAATCTGTCAAGCATTTCAAAAGTATACGGCACCCCGCCGAACGAAGTCGCTTCGTAATCTTTGAACTGCTGCCAGAACTCTTTCCCGATAAGCGTCTTTTGCGTCAGGATTATGGACGCGCCGGCCCAAAGATGCGAATTGATTATTGACAGCCCGTATGTGTAACTCATCGGGAGCGTAGTAATCGGGCGCTCCGCTTCGTCAAGTTCCAAGTACCGCACAATTGACGCAGTGTTCGCCCGGATGTTATTGTAGCTTTGCCGCACAAATTTCGGGCTGCCGGTTGAGCCGGAGGTCGTCAGCAGCAAGGCCAGATCGTCGTTTAACGCGAAAGCGCGGGCATGACGGGTTTTTAGCAGGGAGTAGCCCCAAGCCGCATAAACGTTCCCGCAATCGCCGAACCTATCCGCCATATCCGAAGGAAGCCACAAATAATCGGGCCTATAGTTTTCGAGCAAAGCGTCAAGCATTTCGCGGTCAATATCGGCGTTCAGCAGGAGCGGGACGATGCCGTGGTTTATGAACGACGCGTAGCCAAGCGCCGAGCCTTTCTCGTTCCGGCACAGTACGAACGCGAGACAGCGGCCGCCGGCCGCCGCCGCCAGCTGCTCCCCCTCGCGCGCCAGCTCGGCATAATTAGTTTTGCCGCCGTCCTCGGCAATGAACGCGGTATTTTCCGCAAAGTCCTCAAATTTCCACATCATACTTTTTCAGGATCTCCTTGCCTTTTTCAAACGAACCGAAATCAATAATGTCCTCCGTGTCAAGCATTATATCGAACGCCGCTTCCAGCGCGGCCATAAGGGTCATGTGCCCCACGCTGTCCCAGTTCGCGACTTCCTGGTACTTTGCCGTCTTTGCCTCGCCCTCGCTGATGCCGAAAGATTCGGCAAAGGCTCGGCTGTATTTTTCGAGATTTGTCATTTTGATCCCTCTCCCTGAAGATTTCCGAATTTTATTGTTTGTATTCTTCTAATATGCTTTGCGCTAATTGAGCCGGCAACAGCCCGGCTTTATCCAGCATATAACTGTATCCGCCCGCGTGCGGGTAACCGTCGGCAATGCCGATTATCCGCTGCGGCGGCTTGCGCTTTACTCTTGCGAGGTATTCGGCGACCGCTCCGCCCAACCCGCCGGCTACGCGGTGTTCTTCAACCGTTACAATCAGCCCCGCGTCAAGGGAAGCGTCAATCGCGTCCGCATCAAGCGGCTTGATTGTGTGCATATTTATCACGGAGCAGGAAACATCATGGGTTTCGAGTATTTTAGCCGCCTCAAGCGCGTAATGGACCATGCTCCCTGCCGCCAGCAGCGCAATGTTTCGCCCTTCTTGCAACTTTACGGCCTTTCCTATCCTAAACTCATAGTCGCCTTTATAAACGATGGGATTATTGGCCGCGCCCGTAAGCCGCAAATAAACAGGCTCGTCTAAAGTTGAAATTGTCTCGACTGCCTTGACTGTTTCGAGCGCGTCCGCCGGGGAAACTATGTTTATATTTGAAATCGGGCGCAATGCCCCGACATCTTCCAATCCGTAGTGCGTATATCCTAAAACACCCATGCCGAAGCCCGCGCCAAAACCGACAAGTTTTACCGGCGAACGCATATAGCCCATAAAGTGCTTGGCGAACTCATTTGCCCGCAGCGCGGCAAAGTTGGCAAAGGTCGCGGCAAAAACATTGTACCCGGCATCAGCTAACCCTGCGGCAATCCCGACCATGTTTTGTTCGGCTATGCCGACGTTGGCAAACCTGCCGGGGTAATTTTTCGCGAACCGGCCAAGCCCCGCGCTATTTTGCACATCCGCCGCCAAAGCGAATATTTTGTCATTGCCTGCCGCCAATTTATCAAGCGTCGCGCCGAATGCGCCACGCTGCCCGAGCATTGAAAGCGTCCGGATTTCGGATGGTTTATATTCCAACGCGCCCTACCTCCTTCGCGGCTTCTTCATATTGCTTGTCCGAAAGGCGGCTGTGATGCCACGCGCTATTGTTCTCCATAAACGATACGCCCTTGCCCTTGACCGTTTTCGCCAAAACCGCCTGCGGGGCAGCGGCGGGGGAAACATCAAGTTCCTCCCGCAACGCGCTTAGCGAATGTCCGTCACACGCCGCCGTCTGCCAGCCCGCCGCTTTCCACATGGCCGCCACGTCAACGGCCAGAATGTCGGCGGAAAACCCATCAAGCTGCATTCCGTTATAGTCCACGACGGCGACTAAATTATCCAGTTTCTGATGGGCGGCAAACATTGCCGCTTCCCAGTTTGACCCCTCGTTTAATTCGCCGTCGCCCAGCAATACATATATATTTTTGTCCTTGCCCTGCTTTTTCGCCGCCAAGGCAAGCCCACAGGCGTAAGACAGCCCCATCCCCAAACTTCCGCTCGAACAAATAATTCCATTATGTATATTTTTAGACGGGTGCGCCAAAAAGCCGCTGCCATTGGTTTCAAAAGAGTCCAATTGTTCTTCCGTAAGCAGCCCGGCTTCTTTAAGGACGGCATAATAGGCCAAACCGGCATGCCCCTTGCTTAAGATAAACGCATCCTGCGGCCGGAGAACGCCGAAAAACAGGGCGGTCAATACCTCAACCACGGAAAGCGAAGGGCCAATATGCGTCCCGTTTCCGCCTTTGTTTGCTTGATTGGCCAGTCGCAGTATATTCAGCCGCGCGTTTTTGGCGGCCGACTCGATTCTTTCATTCATTCGATATACCCCCCTCCCCCGTCAACTTTCAAAACTTGGCCGGTAATAAATGACGCTTCGTCAGAGGCCAGAAAGTATATCGCTTGCGCGATTTCGTTCGGTTTTCCCAATCTGCCGAAAACAGAATGGCGCAAGGTGCTTGCCCGTAATTTTTCTTCCATTTCCTGCGCCATGTCGGTTTCGGTAAGTCCCGGCGCAACGGCGTTGACCCGCACTTTGCCCTGCAATTCCGCTTGCAGCACCTTTGTCCAGGCGATCAGCGCCGCCTTGGAGACGCCATAGGCGCAGTTGCCCGCCCGAAAATCAATCCCCGCTACGGACGCGACATTTGTAATGCTGGCGTTCTCCTTGGCCATAATCTTTAAGATAAGCTGCGTAAGTTCCATATGCGCAAACAAATTTACGGCAAACACTTCTTTTATCCGGGCGAC
The Acidaminococcales bacterium genome window above contains:
- a CDS encoding SDR family oxidoreductase, producing the protein MKTVFITGSNRGIGKAAAEKFLENGWRVVAHSRKPREIDTENVLPVCFDMLDAALMKECVKQLRRDKITIDALVNNAGVAHGGLFQMTPVARIKEVFAVNLFAHMELTQLILKIMAKENASITNVASVAGIDFRAGNCAYGVSKAALIAWTKVLQAELQGKVRVNAVAPGLTETDMAQEMEEKLRASTLRHSVFGRLGKPNEIAQAIYFLASDEASFITGQVLKVDGGGGYIE
- the rfbF gene encoding glucose-1-phosphate cytidylyltransferase; this encodes MKAVILAGGYGTRISEESHLRPKPMIEIGGAPILWHILKYYSHFGVNDFIICCGYKGHIIKEYFADYYLHRSDVTFDFSAGGAIKVHNNVAEPWRVTVVDTGLKTQTGGRIRRVRKYIGDGRFLVTYGDGVSDVDLTKLIFAHEKSGKTVTLSAIQPGGRFGVLDINDRDGTITGFREKAKENGNWINAGFMIMEPGIFDYLDSDAAVLERAPLERLSADGKLGVYKHGGFWHCMDTARDKSALEAMWADGRAQWKVWED
- a CDS encoding AMP-binding protein, encoding MMWKFEDFAENTAFIAEDGGKTNYAELAREGEQLAAAAGGRCLAFVLCRNEKGSALGYASFINHGIVPLLLNADIDREMLDALLENYRPDYLWLPSDMADRFGDCGNVYAAWGYSLLKTRHARAFALNDDLALLLTTSGSTGSPKFVRQSYNNIRANTASIVRYLELDEAERPITTLPMSYTYGLSIINSHLWAGASIILTQKTLIGKEFWQQFKDYEATSFGGVPYTFEMLDRLRFFRMELPSLRTMTQAGGKLSPELHKKFAEYAKDTGRRFVVMYGSAEATARMSYLPYEKSLEKYGSMGIAIPGGEFSLIDADGKEIAASETVGELVYKGANVTLGYAERGDDLQKGDERGGVLVTGDMAKRDGDGYYYIVGRKKRFLKIFGNRINLDEAERLVKTACGCECACAGVDDKMKVYVTDAALVRYLRKFIAEKTGLHFSAFEVKVIGAIPKNDSGKTLYSALDD
- a CDS encoding transketolase, translating into MNERIESAAKNARLNILRLANQANKGGNGTHIGPSLSVVEVLTALFFGVLRPQDAFILSKGHAGLAYYAVLKEAGLLTEEQLDSFETNGSGFLAHPSKNIHNGIICSSGSLGMGLSYACGLALAAKKQGKDKNIYVLLGDGELNEGSNWEAAMFAAHQKLDNLVAVVDYNGMQLDGFSADILAVDVAAMWKAAGWQTAACDGHSLSALREELDVSPAAAPQAVLAKTVKGKGVSFMENNSAWHHSRLSDKQYEEAAKEVGRVGI